The following coding sequences are from one Lolium rigidum isolate FL_2022 chromosome 6, APGP_CSIRO_Lrig_0.1, whole genome shotgun sequence window:
- the LOC124664110 gene encoding cyclin-A3-2-like has protein sequence MRYLEKLRRPTDYMPTTGEVNPSWRAILVDWLVEVADEFNFPADTLHLAVSYVDRFLSVGAIVTRQLQLLGAASMLLAAKYESDEYAHKAKDYSYISNNLYTEQQVVKMEADILNKLKFEMGSPTARTFLRRYVTICPRGDVKKLEFLCSYLADLSLLDYDCTKFKPSVVAAACLFVARFTINPNSRPWNLVLQRKVGYMVSDLRCCILKIHRLQSIGTYPFLKETAIKDKYSHCELECVSAMGSPREIPEYFLKDIEDHKNTDSEKRKQCRHI, from the coding sequence ATGCGGTACctagagaagttgaggaggccgACAGACTATATGCCGACGACGGGGGAAGTTAACCCCTCTTGGAGAGCCATCCTAGTGGACTGGCTCGTGGAAGTGGCCGATGAATTCAATTTTCCAGCCGACACGCTTCACCTTGCGGTCTCATATGTGGACCGCTTCCTCTCGGTGGGCGCCATTGTCACCAGGCAGCTGCAGCTACTGGGTGCGGCTTCAATGCTTCTTGCTGCGAAATACGAAAGCGATGAATATGCACACAAGGCAAAAGATTACAGTTACATTAGTAACAACTTATACACCGAGCAGCAGGTGGTGAAGATGGAGGCTGACATACTGAATAAGCTCAAGTTTGAGATGGGGAGCCCCACTGCAAGAACTTTCCTACGGAGATACGTAACTATTTGCCCTCGGGGCGATGTAAAAAAGCTGGAGTTCCTGTGTAGCTACCTTGCAGACTTAAGCTTGCTGGACTATGACTGCACAAAGTTCAAGCCATCGGTTGTTGCTGCCGCCTGCCTTTTTGTGGCCAGGTTCACAATCAACCCGAATAGCCGTCCTTGGAACCTGGTGCTGCAAAGAAAAGTGGGCTACATGGTCTCTGATCTCAGGTGTTGCATCTTGAAGATACACCGTTTGCAGTCCATCGGAACGTATCCATTCCTGAAAGAAACAGCCATCAAAGACAAGTATAGTCACTGCGAGCTTGAGTGTGTGTCAGCAATGGGTTCACCACGAGAAATCCCAGAGTACTTCCTCAAAGACATCGAAGACCACAAAAATACAGACAGTGAAAAGCGGAAGCAATGTCGCCACATTTAG